The Capsicum annuum cultivar UCD-10X-F1 chromosome 3, UCD10Xv1.1, whole genome shotgun sequence genomic sequence ATATCTTGGTAAGTCTCCACAAAAAAATATCCAAGGATAAAAATGGAAATTTGTTTAAAACTCAGACAATTCACTTCCCACGCTCTCTGAAGCATTTAACCGTCACGCATCAATATCTTTGTTTAAActctttcaattttattttatttaattcttgtattatagattaatattttcttttgtgtATTTTATAAATGAAGAGAGTTTCAGTActgttttcttatttcttattgtaTTCTTAGTACAATACTCAAAATAGTATTACTCAAGTTTAACAAAAATAACATGTCTAGCACATTCCCACAGTCTATACcattactttaaataaagtagagAGATTATTTCTCATATACTCCTGGCTcaagacaaataacaaataaaagatATTAAAAGTAAACAATAAAAAGGAGACGACAATactaaatagtaaaaaaaataagacacccacagaGTAATATTATAAAGTAGCTATACGGAATCACAGACATCACCTAAACACAACGAACAAAAGGCTACAAGGAACTACAAACAAATATACAAACAGAGCACTCTTTCCTACTATTACGAACGTACTCCTATCTACTACCCTTTTACCATAATCCGCAtcctacatattttttttaagcaAGAATCATATCCTCCGTAAGTTCTAACTGCTGCATGTCCTATCTAATCACCTCttcttcaatatttcttttaaactttaaaattctaaaatatttattattaagattaatttagtaaaatatacttttaatttttgttttttttttaaattatgttatttCAACAGATGAAATAATACAAAATGAAAGGAGATGGAGAGATTGGTGGGCACGCATTGAGAAACGTGCgtgaatttttttatgaattgggaTCATCCACGCTGTCAAGCCTTTTGCTTTTCCATTGGTCAGGCACGTTGCCTATATATACAGAGATATGCGAACCATTAATCGACACCGAAAACTAAAAAGAAAGCGTAGTGTAAAATCTGAATTATACCCTGAGGAGAACGAAAGCTCATTCAAACGATATTATTACTCTCTAAAAACTTTGTCCTTATGTCGCTCAATAACTTTGCCGCCACCGATGGTAATGGATTTTCCGGCGAAATGCCGGAACCCGACATTCAAATCATCACCTCCGGTGGCCGCCGCATTCCCGCACATTCTACTGTTCTGGTACGGAATTTAGTTAGATTTATTCGCGCTTGAACGAACTTCAATTTTACTTTCAAAACGGGAGAATTGTTAATTGAACTAAATTTTGGTCCCATTATTGGAAAATATATTTCAGTTCTTAAAATTTTCTGATTATTTTTCTTTCGCGCACATTATTGTAGGCTTCGGCTTCATCTGTTCTGGAGAGCATACTGGTTCGGCCGCAGAAGCGGCGGAACTCGGAGAAAACTATTCGGATTCTCGGTGTTCCCTGTGATGCTGTTTCTGTATTTGTTCAGTTTCTCTCTTCGTTCAAGTGAGTTTCCTGATTCACGCCGAATCCTTTTCACCTGTTTTTTCATATCTTTACATTATTCTCGTGAATATAGCTTAGTTCATTGGCTAATTGAAATTTCATTTTGTTTGGGAGGATTCGATTCCCCACATGTAATCCCCTCACCTATTTCCCCTTCGTCTAccaacattaaaataaaataaataaataaataaataaaggtgTTACGTTCAAAGTTTGAATCCTGGTTGGCATGAATCATGTTAGACCTGAATTTACTGGAGCTGAAAGTGACTATTATCATCCATTTCACTCGTGTTTTTTTGTATTTGCACGTTATTTCACGAGTCTTGCTCAACCTTTGAAATTTGAATGGATTTGATTATGCTAGATCTAAGTTTTTACTGTAGCTGAAAGTGATCATTAGCTGTagataattttaaatttgattgaaAAGATTGGTTGTTGGCCCCTAAACCAATCCCTGCCTCTCATTTATTTATAGTCTAACATATGGGCCATTAATGTATCTTGGATTAATTAATCATATATTTCTCTCGTTAATATTCTGTCAAAGACAAGCGTTGGCGGTTTTAAGCTTTCCTCTACTATTGGAGGAGACCAACgtttttttctttagaaaaatcTAAGTGTGCGTAATGACTGAATTGCCCTTGTGATCAGGTGTACTGAAGAGCAGATGAAGAAACATGGAATTCATCTATTAGCACTTTCTCATGTGTACTTGGTACCACAGCTAAAGCAGAGATGTACAAAGGGGTTAGCTGAGCAATTGACTGTTGAAAATGCTGTGGATATGCTTCAACTGGCTAGGCTTTGTGATGCACCTGATGTGTATCTCAAGTGCTTGAAATTGATATCaaccaatttcaagaaggttgaGAAGACCGAGGGTTGGAAGTTCCTCCAAGATCATGACCCTCAACTTGAACTTGAAATTCTCCAGTTCATGGATGAGGCTGATTCGGTATGTTTAGATTGAGATCTTTACCTGTTCTGCTATGTTAAAATTTGTCACTTGACAGTGAAGCAATAGGATTGAATAAGTAGTTGTACAATTATTGGCGCATTCGTGTACCATTCGGTGTTATATTTACTCAAATCAAATTTGGAATTTTGTTATTATAGAGGAAGAAGAGGACAAGAAGACACAGAAGGGAGCAGAAGTTGTATTTACAGCTAAGCGAAGCGATGGATTGTCTAGAACACATATGCACTGAAGGATGCACCAGCGTAGGGCCATGTGGTGATCATCAGGAGCCCTGCACAAAGAAGCTGCCTTGTAGCAAATTCAAAACATGTCAAGGCGTCCAACTCCTTATTCGACACTTTGCTACATGTAAGAGAAGGGTGAATGGAGGCTGTTTGCGATGCAAAAGAATGTGGCAGCTCCTCAGATTACATTCATCTATCTGTGACCAACCTGATGAATGTCGAGTTCCCCTGTGCAGGTATAAACGATATTGAGTTGCTGGtttgatttttactatttttatactTGCATCTACTTGATAAGATGAACCTGTCAATTGGCTTTGAAGACACTTTTCCAAGATATTATGAAGGAAACAAACGTTAAAGATGCTAATTTTTAGTGGAACGATCTGGCTAATTCCCTGAGTTGGAGAATGAGACGGTTCTAACTACGTATCCGTATAGATACTTATGTGCGGCCTTGTAACGTTTTCAAATGAATTTTCAAGACTAAGATGTTGTTTAAGTGATTTGTCTCTATAGAAAAAGCAAAGAACTAGCGGGCATGGACTTGTctgttttctctttaattttgatCCACTTAGGTTCCCAATTGGCAAAGAGCAGCCATTACCCTTTATCAGACATTTCATACCATAGACATAGGCAGCCTTAAAGAGTTTGTCAATGCCATCGTAGCTTTATAAAGTCCTTACAcatattaacacttagaaacaggACCAGCCTTTTCGCCGTACTCCCTTTCTAGTTTCATTTTACTTGAAATGTCTCTATCTGATGTCATCTCTCTAAAAGAGGTGTCTTTATCTAATTTCCTATAAATATCTTCTGCAAGTTGTTTGAGTAACCTTACAACACGTTGGAATGGATAAGGTCGAACTGTGTTACCTAAATATCAGCTTTAAGTAATGTAGTTTTCCCTGTTTATCAGTAGGGCCAGCTATTTTTCTTGTTTGTATCCTTGGTAATTATTGAGTCTCTAACTATGTCCAATTCTGCATTACAGACAATTCAAAGTGAAGGTGCAACAAAAGGGAGATGATGGGCTATGGAAATCACTTGTCGAAAAGGTGCTCTCAGCCAGAGCCTTGTCCTCCTTATCTCTGcttaaaagaaagagagaagaggaaCCAAGAATGAACTTAGACCATCATGAAGTGAGAAGCTTCTTGACAACGCAGTGTCACTAGTTGTGAAGTTCAGTACTGCTACTATATAATCTGAGAATGATTGCAGGTAGAATATTAGTGGATGCTCAATGGAATTAGCAGCCTTTGTTAATATGTACTATATATGTTCTACTGTAGAGGTTTTCCTTTGTGTGCCTGTGCCAGTCTTGAGTTGGAGAAATCCTCCGTAAATGCGGGGGTATTTCAGCAGTAGAGTTGTATAGGAATGGATTTTGTACATGTAGTTTATGGCTTTCAATTATATGTTCCTCCATTTTGCTAGATGATCAAGTAAACTTGTGAGGTAAATAAATTTTTGTTACAGTATTGTTTCTTTTACAGTTAATCAGATTGCTAAATGAACCCAACCAGCCCGGGAAAAGGGCAGAAAGGAATAAAAAGGAGGAACCAAATTAATTAGTCCACCAACTAAACTTGTAAAGGAGAGGACCCTAAAGAAAGGAGAATAAAGACATTGTCTTTTGCAAGTTGTAATCCTTTCAAGAGTCTAGAGCCTCTGAACAACTACTTCAAAATTGACCACAGAGTGTGGTTTGCTTATCCCCCTTAGGCTAAAAAATTATACACTTACCCTCACCCggccccacttggtgggaatatacatatgtatgttgtggtggtggtggtggtggcagcGGTGGTGGCCATTGAATAAACTGTtgtatttgaagcttcttggatTCTATTTCTAATGCTGAAATAACTAAAGTATTATTTTGATGATTAAAGAAGTGAGAGTGTACGGTGTACCTTTCGACTCGAACGAGAGGTCATCTGTTACTGGTCCCAGCCACCTTCTGTTAAAAATTCTGATAGTTTAAGagtaataattataataatactcaaacactttttctttcaaattagtTTGTGGTTGGCATTAACAAACTTACTATATTCCAAATTGCAATGTAAAATTGCTTTAAGAAAATATTTGGTTGAAAAGGGcatatagtttatatatatatactcctaGTAGCTATGTTTGGCTTTTCAACTTTGTAGTTATTTAAATCTGGTTCTTATCCACAAATCTCTCCTTCTGATTAAATATCTAGTTTAAGCTTGCAAGGTCTATATTAAGAgaccataaataaaataagatactATAAGGACTCCTTCATCTTTAGTCAGAGATCTTGTGCTCGCGTCATGTTGGGTTCACGGTTAACTTTGTTAGGTATCTTTGTACCCCAACGTGAAACTGCTTCTCTTTCCAAACCAACTTAGTTCGATCCAACCTAATGAATTTAGAATAAAATATGCATCCCAAATTTAGTCAAATCCTAATGCAAATAATGGATATGAGTTGGAAAAAACAAGTGACTAACAACTCTCGCAATATTGTAATTGGCATTTACAACCTCAATATTATATTCCAAATTGCTATGTGAAATTGCTCTAAGAAAATATTTGCTTGAAAAGgtcatataatctatatataaacTCCTTGTAGCTTTATTTGGTTTTGCAACCTTGTAGTTATGTAGATTTGGTTCTTATCCACAAATCTTtccttttaattaaatataattacatTCTAGTTTAAGTTTCCAATATCTTTATTAAGAAACCACAAATAAAAGAAGATGTCATAAggacttttttattttgagatttccTGTTCGAGTCATGTTGGATTCGCAATTGTCTTTGTTAGAAAGCATAGTACTTGAATGTGGAATTTTTTCTCTTTCCAAACCTACTAGTTTGATCCAACCCAATGAACTTAAAGCAAGATATAGATTCCAAATTTAGTCACATCCTAATGCGAATATTGAATATCAAATAGAAAATACAAGTGACTAGCTACTCTTTCAATATTTTGGAATAGCAAAAGCGAAGAGATATTTTAATTTCACAATCCTTATAACAATTGACAAGTGGTCAATTTAGAAAATGGAAAAAAGTGGATGCcatgatttaattttaaaacaatGAGACAATAGACTAGAGGAAGGCCTAAAAGAAAAagactattttgtttcttttccttaaaacaagggaTCTTCTATAATTATGTGACCCTCCCATCTTAGATTGATGTGTGGATTTTTGTCTTTGTGCTCACTAATATTGTTCCCAAAGACTGCCAAATTGGAACACAAAGGCCCCTAACATCATTATTGTTGAGGTAATTTCGTGGGGACAAAAAggattcttcttttttatatatgGTCCACTTTGGGTACTTAAATTGCAGGGTAAAATTCACAAATGGCCACTTTGTAGCTCTTATAATTAAAAGAATAGTCAAAGTTATAAACTCCAGTAAgcactaattaattttttaaaaataggatTAGAAAGTGACCAGTACACGTTGTTTCTATTAATTTGCATGCTAAAGGGTTCTAACGAAGACCAACTTATATCGTGATGCTTTTATATGTAGGCCAGTCTCTCATGCTTTGGTGTGGTTGAAATATGTcttttgtttatcttttttttcttttggttttctaTCCGGTGTTCGGTACCTgtattggagcccgactaatccgAATTCGCGTCGGGTAGAGCCCCATTtggggggtagcgctcccaacagagttttcaggtcgaaccctcgacctctgattaagggtgaaaCTACTCTATCTATTGCGCAAAAACCCATGTTGGTGTATCTTTTGTTTCTCAACCATGCTAAGACTATCATTACTTGGTtagtattataattattaaaaggTGAAAAGGTACTTGATATATAGGActttccttttttctcttttttatcttCCTTGAAACTTTTTACTTAAATGTGTTATATAGGCCGAATTAAAAAAGACCTTCTAGATTGCTATATGTTGACTTCTTCTTTTATCTTCAATTATTACTCCCATGAGCATTTTAAATATATAGAGGTGGTTTGAATAGTGAGATAAGAGATaatgattttgagataaaatttgagattatttatttcatatttagttaTGGGTATTGATTAGTCTTGGAATACATTTGTATGAAAGTGACGAGATTAGCTGTCTTATATAAGAAAAAGGTATATTTCAGTCCATGAAATATTTTCTGTCTATCCCATCTTGATAACATAACGACCCTTGGTGTTTCTGTTTTTATGAGGAAGATAGACCTTTAAGTATTCTATTGAAGATCGATTGAACTACGATGACTGCAATGAAGACATAAAAAATTTCGTGTGAAAGAGAGACTACATGAACTTTCTATGAAACCAACTAGGATCAGAGTAACTATCAACCACTGAATTTCTTCTTTGATTTGTTTTTCGTCGAATGACACTGCTTTttattatacattatatatagagagagtgtGTGTGTTTAGTGCTATTAACCTTTTTTCACATAGTTAAAAAAGAAAGTAACATAGTCCAATTAGATATTACAACAGTGCTTATGAGAGTAGAGGAAAAAAATGTAACTTTCATTCTAACGTTATCTCATAGAGGAAACCTCAAACATCtctaaattattcattttaaacTGAAAAAACTTGTCCATCATGTCGAGCCCAAAAGTTGAACTTATAGAAGCCCAACAGAGAAAAGGAATGGACTAAACTTGTAAACACTGGCTTCACCATTACTAATAGATAAGAACATTGATTTGTTTATTTCACcatgtaatttaatttattttttataaacatgaaaactcatgaattgtgaatactataaaaaaaaaaaagttagttttATTTAAGCATATTAAGTAGGTGTTTggttataaaaattaaaaaattttgaagttggaattggagttgaagttgtgtttgatcataaatataaattggagttggtTTTGACTTTTTGTGAGATAAAtgaaagtgattttttttttcaaaaaaagtgaaaaaatctCATGGTCAAACCCCCTCTGTTTGGATGGTAGTTTTAcatggtatggtatgatatggtTACTAGAAGAACCATATTTgctttgattgtttcttaaaatcTGTGATACGATATGATTCAATTTCATGGTTTAGTAATCATGAAAACCCTCATTTTATATAATCACtgatttggtggtatcccatggttttcttattttttttttccaattatttCCTTACTTAatcttatataatattattttatcttttatcctATATTATTTAACTTCACCTCCTATCCCGATCTCCCCCACCCGCCCCccagaatttatttatttttttaaaaattactttttaaaaaaatttaaaatttattcttaTCCCACCACCTACCCCACTacccattttttaaaaagtttatcatttaaaaaaaattcaaaactttttcttatcccAACCTCACCCACCACCTAGCAgcaccaattttttattttaattttttttttaaaaattcttactCTGCCTACACTTCCTATCAGCCCCccctaatttttttaatgtatttttaagaaaattaaaaacttttttaCTTACCCACCCCGTACCCCGCCCCTTCCCCACTCCACTACCACCAcccccaaaatatttttttaaaataattcataattttttcctTACCCCAACCCTTATTCTATtcgttctcattatttttgtactaaatatatacaaatatttttagaaattatttttctaatttgtgtaacgaacacaagaaaataagtaaaaataatttatttttctaattttttttcggGAGGggcgggggtgggggtggggggaggcTGGGGGGgatttcataccaaacacacccgtaGAATACACAAAATATGCATTCAAAATTTGTACTTGACGTTGATAGTCATGTCTCAAAAcaccaaaagaaaatgaaatttggTAATATCAAAAATGAATCCAATTACATTTAGTTTGATCTattcttttattgattttgttagagtttacatgaattttaacaactttatatatttacatggcataatttatgacaaattatcaagaagaaaaatattttatcaataattattgataaatttaatatttataataattaagggcattttagtaaacttGCAAGTTATGATacagtaccataccatcaaacaaaataataaaactattattaaacaaAGGTGAAAGATACAATTCATCTAAACATTATATTGTACTATACTGTACAGCACAATACTATATCATACAGTACCGTACATTAAAAAACCatgcaaaccaccatccaaacaaacaCTGTAGAATGAGCAAGTTATAGttcataaataaaatactaaaatattctAAGACCCTGCATTGACAAACTACATATCCTTATgttctttttataaataaatatttgtcattataaattttcaaattcacatattaaccaatatcaacaatagtACTCTAGTAATAACTAGTTATTCTTTAATATGAATCTTTCAAATAatacatacaatattcataacaaacatgaatcttttttttttgcaaaatttaaaatgatggacaattttttttcaaaatataaacttatcggttaagttttatatttaaaaaaaataaaaaatcttacttttttgagaatttaaaatttgaagtcATGATTTCAAATGATATCTAAACCactaatttaaaatcataatcccAAATTACATTTTATCAAAACGCATactaaatatatgattttttttctttttctttttgatatttcATCAGTTAGGCACCTACTAAATATAGTATGATCTCAGTCAACACATACAAAATCTTTCAAGTTGTCTTTAATTTTTTACCAAGAATATTCAAATGACAAGTACAATAATGCATCTTAGCTAATTATATGACCAGGTTCACTTTAATCTATATCTTCAACAATGCAATTCAtttctatataaataaattacaaattcCATACATTGTCTTAAGAAATTTAACCAATGTCTTCCATTAGCAAGTCAAACAATCCAGCACTAGATCCGGATCTGGATAACCCGGATCATAAGGGTCTGGATTTTGCCCAGTTTGCAGCAGGATGTTTCTGGGGAGTCGAATTGGCTTTCCAGAGAGTTGAAGGAGTTGTGAAGACGGAGGTCGGGTATTCTCAGGGGAATGTACATGACCCGAATTACAAGCTTATTTGCACCGGAACTACTGATCATGCTGAGGTTATTCGGATCCAGTTTGACCCGAATGTATGCCCGTATAACAATCTACTTTCTCTGTTTTGGAGTCGCCATGATCCCACCACTCTAAATCGCCAGGTATCGTATTACTACTTGGCTacgtttttatttttattgttttgaatgtgttgaTTTGTTTAACGGCATTTTCAACTCGGCGAAAATACCCGATGCATGGAGGTGGAGCACTATGATCCCTCTGTATAAGAATAAGGTTGACATTCAGCGTTGCAACAATTAttggggtat encodes the following:
- the LOC107862631 gene encoding BTB/POZ and TAZ domain-containing protein 1, with the protein product MSLNNFAATDGNGFSGEMPEPDIQIITSGGRRIPAHSTVLASASSVLESILVRPQKRRNSEKTIRILGVPCDAVSVFVQFLSSFKCTEEQMKKHGIHLLALSHVYLVPQLKQRCTKGLAEQLTVENAVDMLQLARLCDAPDVYLKCLKLISTNFKKVEKTEGWKFLQDHDPQLELEILQFMDEADSRKKRTRRHRREQKLYLQLSEAMDCLEHICTEGCTSVGPCGDHQEPCTKKLPCSKFKTCQGVQLLIRHFATCKRRVNGGCLRCKRMWQLLRLHSSICDQPDECRVPLCRQFKVKVQQKGDDGLWKSLVEKVLSARALSSLSLLKRKREEEPRMNLDHHEVRSFLTTQCH
- the LOC107862630 gene encoding peptide methionine sulfoxide reductase; translation: MSSISKSNNPALDPDLDNPDHKGLDFAQFAAGCFWGVELAFQRVEGVVKTEVGYSQGNVHDPNYKLICTGTTDHAEVIRIQFDPNVCPYNNLLSLFWSRHDPTTLNRQGNDVGKQYRSGIYYYNDAQAQQARESLEAKQKEFADKKIVTEILPAKRFYRAEEYHQQYLEKGGGRGAAQSAAKGCNDPIRCYG